A window of the Neofelis nebulosa isolate mNeoNeb1 chromosome 13, mNeoNeb1.pri, whole genome shotgun sequence genome harbors these coding sequences:
- the LOC131492485 gene encoding olfactory receptor 226-like, translating to MLFGDNRSEVTEFILVGFSGSLGLHVCLVVLFTLAYMLTVTENVVIVAVIRVSPQLHKPMYVFLSNLSFLEVWYVSVTVPKMLLSLAEPQFRHISFAGCMAQLYFFLALACTECTLLGVMAYDRYVAICSPLRYPAIMSPSLCSSLAASSWLSGFAVSLGKVFFISRLGYCGPNVMNHFFCDVSPLLSLACSDVSMAELVDFLLALLILLGPLQLTIFSYAAILGTVLRIPSAAGRRKAFSTCASHLAVVVIFYSASLFIYARPRAIYSFDLNKVVSVVYTVLTPLLNPIIYCLRNQEVKEALRKAVQRVAQALGAPS from the coding sequence ATGCTCTTCGGGGACAATCGCTCGGAAGTGACAGAGTTCATCCTGGTGGGCTTCTCGGGCTCGCTGGGCCTCCACGTGTGCCTGGTGGTGCTGTTCACGCTAGCCTACATGCTGACCGTCACAGAGAACGTGGTCATCGTCGCCGTGATCCGGGTCAGCCCCCAGCTGCACAAGCCCATGTATGTCTTCCTCAGCAACCTGTCCTTCCTGGAGGTGTGGTACGTCTCCGTCACCGTGCCCAAGATGCTGCTCAGCCTCGCAGAGCCCCAGTTCCGACACATCTCCTTCGCGGGCTGCATGGCGCAGCTGTATTTCTTCCTGGCGCTGGCCTGCACCGAGTGCACGCTCCTGGGGGTCATGGCCTACGACCGCTACGTGGCCATCTGCAGCCCCCTGCGCTACCCGGCCATCATGAGCCCCAGCCTCTGCAGCTCCCTGGCCGCCAGCTCCTGGCTCTCGGGCTTCGCCGTCTCCCTGGGAAAGGTCTTCTTCATCTCGCGCCTGGGCTACTGTGGCCCCAACGTCATGAACCACTTCTTCTGCGACGTGTCCCCCCTGCTGAGCCTCGCGTGCTCCGACGTGTCCATGGCGGAGCTGGTCGACTTCCTCCTGGCTCTGCTCATCCTGCTGGGGCCGCTGCAGCTCACCATCTTCTCGTACGCCGCCATCCTCGGCACCGTGCTGCGCATCCCGTCCGCCGCCGGCCGCCGCaaggccttctccacctgtgcCTCGCACCTGGCCGTGGTGGTCATCTTCTACTCCGCCTCCCTCTTCATCTACGCCCGGCCACGCGCCATCTACTCCTTTGACCTCAACAAGGTGGTGTCCGTGGTCTACACGGTGCTCACGCCCCTGCTCAACCCCATCATCTACTGCCTGCGGAACCAGGAGGTCAAGGAGGCCCTACGCAAGGCAGTGCAGAGGGTGGCCCAGGCCCTGGGTGCCCCGTCCTAG